CGTACGTCTACGCCGCCGCGCAGGCCAAGCCCGAGTTCGCCAAGAACCTCAGGTGGGCGCCGTACCCGGCGGTCGAGGGCGGCGAGTCCACGGCGACCGTCGGCGGCGTCAACTACGCGGTCAGCGCGTTCAGCGAGCACCCCGACGAGTCCTTCGACGCCGTGCTGTGCCTGCGCAACGCCGAGAACCAGAAGTACGCGGCCATCAACGACGGCGTGCCGCCGACCATCGAGTCCGTCTACCGGGACCCGGAGATGGCCGAGCCGTACCCGATGAGGGAAGCCATCCTGGAAACGCTGAAGAACGCGAGCACGCGGCCGGTCACCCCCGCGTACCAGAACGTCTCGACGGTGCTGTCCACCATCCTGTCGCCGCCCGCGAGCATCGACCCGCGGGCCACGGCCGACCGCATGCGCACCGAGCTGCAGGACGCGCTCGACTCCAAGGGGGTGCTGCCGTGAGCCAGGCCGTCGACACCGGGACCGCCGAGACCCGCCCGTCGCCCAAGGCGAAGGCCGCGCTCAGCGAGGGCAAGAAGGCCGAGCGCCGGCTGGGCCTGCTGCTGTGCGCGCCCGCGATCGTCATCATGGCCGCCGTCGCCGGCTGGCCGATCATCTACTCGCTGTGGCTGTCGCTGCAGCGCTACGACCTGAAGTTCCCGGACCGCACGCAGTTCGTCGGCCTCGACAACTACGTCACCGTGCTGTCCAACGCGTACTGGTGGAACGCCATGTGGATCACGGTGCTGATCACCGTCGTCTCCGTGGCGATCGAGCTGGTGCTGGGCATGGCGCTGGCCCTGGTCATGCACCGCACGCTGGTGGGCCGCGGCATCGTGCGCACCGCCTCGCTCATCCCGTACGGCATCGTCACGGTGGTGGCCGCGTTCTCCTGGCGCTACGCCTGGACCCCGGACACCGGCTACCTGGCCGAGACGATCGCGGGCGGCGACCCGGTGCTGACCGAGAAGGTCCCCGCGGTCATGGTGGTGATCCTGGCCGAGGTGTGGAAGACCACGCCGTTCATGGCGCTGCTGCTCATGGCGGGCCTGGCGCTGGTGCCCGACGACCTGCTCAAGGCCGCCGCGATGGACGGCGCGAGCGCCTGGCAGCGGTTCACCAGGATCATCGTGCCGGTGATGAAGCCCGCGATCCTGGTCGCGCTGCTGTTCCGCACGCTCGACGCGTTCCGCATCTTCGACAACCTGTTCGTGCTCACCGCGGGCTCGCAGGGGACCTCGTCGGTGTCGATGCTGACCTACAACAACCTGATCAAGGGCCTGAACCTGGGCATCGGCTCGACCATGTCGGTGCTGATCTTCATCGTGGTGGCGGTCATCGCGTTCGTCTTCATCAAGCTGTTCGGCACCGCCGCGCCGGGCAGCGACAGCGGGGGGAGGCGCTGATGGCGGGCATCGGCGGAGCCGAGACCTCGGCGCGCAAGGCCAGGTGGGCGGTCCTCAACGTCCTGGTGGTGGCCTACGCGCTGATCCCGGTGCTGTGGATCGTGTCGCTGTCGTTCAAGAGCAAGGCGACCCTGAACGACGGCAACTTCATCCCGCGCGAGTGGACGCTGGACAACTACGCGGCCATCTTCTCCACCACGGAGTTCGTGCGGGCGCTGGTGAACTCCATCGGCATCGCGCTCATCGCCACCGCGATCGCGGTCGTGTTCGGCACGATGGCCGCCTACGCGATCGCGCGCCTGGACTTCCCGGGCAAGCGGGTGCTGGTGGGCGTGTCGCTGCTGGTGGCGATGTTCCCGCAGATCTCGCTGGTCTCGCCGCTGTTCCAGATCGAGCGCTCGCTCGGCCTGTTCGACACCTGGCCCGGCCTGATCCTGCCCTACATCACCTTCGCCCTGCCGCTGGCGATCTACACGCTGTCGGCGTTCTTCCGGGAGATCCCCTGGGAGCTGGAGAAGGCGGCGAAGATGGACGGGGCGACGCCCGCCCAGGCGTTCCGGCGGGTCATCGCGCCGCTGGCCGCGCCGGGCGTGTTCACCACGGCCATCCTGGTGTTCATCTTCTGCTGGAACGACTTCCTGTTCGCGATCTCGCTGACCTCGACCGAGTCGTCGCGCACGGTGCCGGTGGCGCTGTCGTTCTTCACCGGCAGCTCGCAGTTCGAGGACCCGACCGGGTCGGTGGCCGCCGCCGCGGTGGTCATCACCATCCCGATCGTCCTGTTCGTGTTGTTCTTCCAGCGTCGGATCGTCGCCGGGTTGACCTCCGGCGCCGTCAAGGGGTGAGTCGTTGTGGCCGAGATCGTCCTGGACAAGGTGACCAAGCAGTACCCCGACGGCGCCGTGGCCGTGCGGGACGTGGACCTGGAGATCGCCGACGGCGAGTTCGTCATCCTGGTCGGCCCGTCCGGCTGCGGGAAGTCCACGACCCTGAACATGATCGCGGGCCTGGAGGACATCACGTCCGGCGAGCTGCGCATCGGCGGCGAGCGGGTCAACGAGCGGGCGCCCAAGGACCGCGACATCGCCATGGTGTTCCAGTCCTACGCGCTGTACCCGCACATGACGGTGAAGGAGAACATGGCCTTCCCGCTGCGGCTGGCCAAGGTCGACGACGCCACCGTGGACAAGAAGGTCAAGGAGGCGGCGGAGATCCTGGACCTGACCGCCCACCTGGACCGCAAGCCGTCGAACCTGTCCGGCGGCCAGCGCCAGCGCGTGGCCATGGGCCGGGCGATCGTGCGCAGCCCCAAGGCGTTCCTGATGGACGAGCCGCTGTCCAACCTGGACGCCAAGCTGCGCGTGCAGATGCGCACCTCGGTGTCGCGGCTCCAGCGGCAGCTGGGCACCACCACGGTGTACGTCACGCACGACCAGACCGAGGCGATGACGCTGGGCGACCGGGTCGTGGTGATGCGCGGCGGCCTGGTGCAGCAGGTCGGGGCGCCGCAGTTCCTCTACGAGCACCCGGCCAACCTGTTCGTGGCGGGCTTCATCGGCTCGCCCGCGATGAACTTCGTGCCGGCGGGGCTGGAGAACGGGGTGCTGCGGTCGCCGCTGGGCGACGTGCCGCTCACCGACCGGGTGCGCAGGCTGCTGGAGGGCGCCGACGCGCCCCGCGAGGTGATCGTGGGCCTGCGCCCCGAGCACTTCGAGGACGCCCGGCTGGTCGAGGACCACGTCCGCTCGTCCGGCGCGGTGTTCACCAGCCAGGTCGAGGTGCTGGAGTCGATGGGCTCGGACAAGTTCGCCTACTTCAGCCTCTCGGGGGACCAGGCGGCGTCGGCCGAGCTGGCCGAGCTGGCCGCCGACGCGGGCACGGCCGAGGTGCCCGGCACCGGCGCGTCCGGCGGCGTGCCCCTGGTGACCCGCCTGTCCGCCGCGTCCACCGCGACGGAGGGTGAGCAGGCCGAGATCTGGTTCGACGCGGACAAGGTCCAGCTGTTCGACCCGGGGAACGGGCGGAACCTCACCTACACCGGCTGAAACCGGTCCCGCCGACAGGGCCGCCCCCCGTTCGGGGCGGCCCTGTCGCATTGCGTCACGGGGAGTTACTGATCGGCCGGGACCATCGGCCGGGACGAACTCCATAGGCCATTCAGCGCAGCAAACCCGCATCTCGCCGCTTGGTCCGCGCTGTCGCTTCGGCCGGTGCCCAACCCTGGTCGAAGGCGGGGACGACTCCGGCCGGAATAAGTCGGGGCAGGGGAGTCCGCCGAGCACAGAGAAGAGCGCGAGATGGGGATTCTTGACGGCAAAGCAGTGGTGATCACCGGTGCCGGGCGAGGACTCGGCGAGGCGTACGCGATGCA
This portion of the Saccharothrix syringae genome encodes:
- a CDS encoding carbohydrate ABC transporter permease is translated as MAGIGGAETSARKARWAVLNVLVVAYALIPVLWIVSLSFKSKATLNDGNFIPREWTLDNYAAIFSTTEFVRALVNSIGIALIATAIAVVFGTMAAYAIARLDFPGKRVLVGVSLLVAMFPQISLVSPLFQIERSLGLFDTWPGLILPYITFALPLAIYTLSAFFREIPWELEKAAKMDGATPAQAFRRVIAPLAAPGVFTTAILVFIFCWNDFLFAISLTSTESSRTVPVALSFFTGSSQFEDPTGSVAAAAVVITIPIVLFVLFFQRRIVAGLTSGAVKG
- a CDS encoding ABC transporter ATP-binding protein — encoded protein: MAEIVLDKVTKQYPDGAVAVRDVDLEIADGEFVILVGPSGCGKSTTLNMIAGLEDITSGELRIGGERVNERAPKDRDIAMVFQSYALYPHMTVKENMAFPLRLAKVDDATVDKKVKEAAEILDLTAHLDRKPSNLSGGQRQRVAMGRAIVRSPKAFLMDEPLSNLDAKLRVQMRTSVSRLQRQLGTTTVYVTHDQTEAMTLGDRVVVMRGGLVQQVGAPQFLYEHPANLFVAGFIGSPAMNFVPAGLENGVLRSPLGDVPLTDRVRRLLEGADAPREVIVGLRPEHFEDARLVEDHVRSSGAVFTSQVEVLESMGSDKFAYFSLSGDQAASAELAELAADAGTAEVPGTGASGGVPLVTRLSAASTATEGEQAEIWFDADKVQLFDPGNGRNLTYTG
- a CDS encoding carbohydrate ABC transporter permease gives rise to the protein MSQAVDTGTAETRPSPKAKAALSEGKKAERRLGLLLCAPAIVIMAAVAGWPIIYSLWLSLQRYDLKFPDRTQFVGLDNYVTVLSNAYWWNAMWITVLITVVSVAIELVLGMALALVMHRTLVGRGIVRTASLIPYGIVTVVAAFSWRYAWTPDTGYLAETIAGGDPVLTEKVPAVMVVILAEVWKTTPFMALLLMAGLALVPDDLLKAAAMDGASAWQRFTRIIVPVMKPAILVALLFRTLDAFRIFDNLFVLTAGSQGTSSVSMLTYNNLIKGLNLGIGSTMSVLIFIVVAVIAFVFIKLFGTAAPGSDSGGRR